The region GACCGGTATGGCTATGGAAATCCCGGATTTTTTGCAAGACCGGCGTATCATAAGGGCTTGGAGGGTCCTCCTCGCCGGTCAGCCAGCCAAAAATGTCGCGGTCCTGCGCATCGAGCAAGGTTTCGTAGGCGTCAAGTTCGTCATCCGAAAGATTGCCGATCTCGGCATTGGCGAAACGGCCAAGCAAAAGATCGACCTCCCGCATGCCGCGATGCCACGAGCGGAACAGAACGCGCCTTTGCCGGGCGCTCAGGTCAATACTCTTCGCCTGCTCGCCCGACATGATCTAAGCTCTGGGTGTGGGTGATTCGCGCGGCGGCCGACCGGAAACCGCTCGTGGCGGCACATTATAGCAAGCGCCCGACATGGCAAGGGTGCACCTGTCGGAGAAGGAGAGCCAGCGGACGTGGCCACTCGAACGGCTGCTTTTGACCCAAAACAGAATTCGCCGCGGGCCACCCCTCTACCGTGCGAAGGAGTGAGATGGTAGTCTTGCAAGAGTGGGAGGACCAGTTGCCGGCAGCTTACTCGGCGGAGGTGAGAGGGAGTGAGATGTTCCTCAATCCGGATCATGTTACTATCGCGGTGGCCGATGCTGGCCCGGCGATCGAGTTCTTCGCGCTCCTCGGCTTCCGGAAGGAGCACGTCGCGACGATCGACGGCGGCCTTCCCGCCCGGTACATGGGCATGCCGGGCATGAAAGCGCTGCACATCACCCTCGCACTCGAGGGAGCGGATCCTCGTTTCGAGATCCAGCTGCTCGAGTTCGACCCGACCCCAGGGACCGATCCGGGTGCGCACCCGACGAATCTGCGGCAACGGGGCTACAACCACCTCGCGTTCCGCGTCGACGACATCGAGGCGGCTACCGCGCACCTCGTGGCCAACGGCGTAACCATGCTGAGCGACGAGATGGATTACATCAACCGAAAGCTGCGGCTGTTCGAGGGTCCCGAGGGCATCACCCTCGAGTTGGTGCAGCAGGGCGGCTCAGACGCTTCTGGCTAGGGCCTCCAACGAGCGACCCGCTGCCACCCGAGCAAGTCGTGATGTCGCCTTATGGCGCCAAGCAGACTAAATTTGAACTGACCCACTATCCAACCAGAGACTTTCGATGGCCCCTTCCTCCTAACCCTCTCTTAGTGGCCGCCGTGAACCCTCCCGGCATCGGGCCGAAAGACGCCAGACTCCTCGACTAGTTCCCGGCGACCGCCCAACTCCTCACAAGCCTCGTCTATTTGACGATTCGCCGACTTCGCGCGAGTTTTCCGCAGCGGTGCCCAAAGCAGCCAGGAGATTCGCATGTTCTCGTCCAACATCCCGATCAGTTCGGAAGGCGGCGACAATAGTTTCCAGAATAATGTTCCCGATCCCGTGACCTCGGGCACGGAGCTGCCAACCTTCAAATTCGAACTGGAAAAATCCGAGGGGCGTGTGAGCTACGGCAGCTATGGCAAGGAGGCCACGGTGGTCCAATTGCCGATATCGAAGGCTCTTGCCGGCGTCTCGATGCGCATGGAGCCTGGGGTGATGCGCGAGCTTCATTGGCATGCCACGGCGGCGGAGTGGGCATTTGTCACGGAAGGATCCGTCCGCACCACGGTGATCGACCCGCAGGGCTGCTCGGAGACCAATGACTTTGGTCCGGGCGACATCTGGTATTTTCCGCGCGGTCACGCGCATGTCATCGAGACCTTGGGCGATACGCCGTGCCACTTCATCCTTGTCTTCGACAATGGATATTTTTCCGAATTCGGCACCTTCAGCATCACCGATTGGCTCGGCCATGCGCCCAAGGAATTGCTCGCCAAAAATTTCGGCGTTCCGGCTTCGACCTTCGAAAGTTTTCCCAAGAACGAGGTCTATTTCGCCAAGGGGAAAATCCCGCCGGCCGTCCCCTCCGTTCCTCTGCAAGGTTGGAAGGCGCCGCCGCTCACCCACAAATATAGTCTCCTCTCCCAGAAGCCGTATGAAATTTTCAACGGGGGTATTGAGTGGCGTGTCGATGGCTCGCAATTTCCCATTTCCACCACCATGACAGGGGTCGTGCTGGAGATGGAACCGGGCGCTCTGCGAGAACTTCATTGGCATCCGAATGCCTCCGAGTGGCAATATGTGCTCAGCGGCAATTTCAACGTGACGCTCTTTGGCTCGAAAGGACGCTGGCGGCAGGAGACTCTGAGCAAGGGCGATGTCGGCTATATTCCGCAGGGGTTCGGCCATTCGATTGAAAACGTCGGGCAAGACAAGGCCCGTATCCTCATCGTTTTCAACAACGGCCATTACCAGACGATCGATCTGTCGCAATGGATTGCCGGAAATCCCCTCGACGTCCTCGCCACCAATTTCTCGCAAGAGGCGGCGGTCTTTGATAAATTCCCGCGCAAGGATGTCTTCATCACGAAATAAGCCATCAGCCCTCGCCCGAAACCACAAGCAACGGCTTCCGATGCGGCCCTTTCTCCTCAATCCACTCTTCGCCGCTGCCGCGAATCTGCCCGGCATTGGACCGAAGAACGCCAAGCTCCTGGACTGGCTCCTGGCGCGGGACGGGGCGGAAGCTCGCGTGGTCGATCTTCTGTTCCATCTCCCCTTCACCACCATCGACCGCCGCAACCGGCCCAAGATCGCCGAGGCGCCGCTCGATACGATTGTCACTCTTGAGGCAAGAGTCGCCGAGCACCGGCCGCCGCCGCCCCGCTCCAAGGCGCCCTACAAAGTGCTGGTCGAGGACGGCACCGGCGATGTTCTGCTGGTCTTCTTTCTCGCCAATCCTCAATGGATCGAACGAAGCCTGCCGCTGGGCGCCACCCGCTGGATTTCCGGAAAACTCGAGCTCTGGGACGGGCATCGCCAGATGGTGCATCCGGACCGCGTGCTCGACGCCGAGGGGTTTGCCAAAATGGCGCCCGTCGAGCCGGTGTATCCGTCAACCGAGGGCCTCTTTCAAAGAACGCTCGGCAAGGCTGTCGATGCCGCGCTCGCCAGAATTCCCGCGCTGCCGGAATGGCATGACGCACAATCGCTGGCAATCGTCGCGGGTCCATCCTTCGCGGAAGCCTTGCGCGATGTGCATCACCCGAAAACGCCAGAATCCATCGCGCCGGAAGCGCCGTCGCGCAAAAGGCTCGGGCTCGATGAATTGCTCGCCTCGCAATTGGCGCTGGCGTTGATGCGCTCGAAAATCAAGCGTGCGCCTGGCCGCGCGAGCCTTGGCGATGGCACGCTCCGGCAAAAGATCGCGGCGGCGCTGCCCTTTGCGCTCACGGTGTCCCAAAAAACCGCGATGGAAGAAATCAATACTGACCTTGGCACGCCAACCCGGATGCTGCGGCTTTTGCAAGGCGATGTCGGCTCGGGAAAAACGCTTGTTGCACTGTTCGCCATGGCGGCGGTGGTCGAGGCGGGGCGGCAGGCGGCACTGATGGCGCCGACCGAAATTCTCGCCCGCCAGCATCATCAGACGCTCACCAAATTTGCAGAGGCCGCCGACCTCCGCCTCGCCCTGCTGACTGGCCGCGATAAGGGTGCTGGACGCGACAAAATTCTCGCAGGTCTCGCGGACGACAGCATCGATGTTGTCATCGGCACGCATGCCTTGTTTCAGGAAAGCGTCGTCTTCCGCGACCTTGGCCTTGCCGTCGTCGATGAGCAGCATCGGTTCGGCGTCCATCAGCGTCTGGCCTTGGGGGACAAGAGTGAGGCAGCCGACATTCTCGTGATGACCGCGACTCCCATACCGCGCACTCTGGTGCTGACCTATTTCGGTGACATGGATGTCTCCAACTTGCGGGAAAAGCCAGCCGGGCGGCAGCCGATCGAGACGCGCGCGTTGCCGCTCGAGCGCTTGGACGAGCTGATCGCGCGGCTCACGCGCGCGCTGGGACAGGGCGCCCGCGCCTTTTGGGTCTGTCCGCTTGTCGAGGAAAGCGAGGCGCTCGATGTTGCCGCCGCGCAGGAGCGTTTTGCACAGCTGCAACAAATTTTTGGCGGCAAGGTTGGACTCGTTCACGGCAAGATGAAAAGCCGCGACAAGGATGCCGCGATGGACGCTTTCGCCAAAGGCTCGACCCAGATTCTTGTCGCCACGACGGTCATTGAAGTCGGCGTCGATGTTCCCCAAGCCACGATCATGGTGATAGAGCACGCCGAGCGGTTTGGCCTCGCCCAACTACATCAATTGCGCGGACGCGTCGGGCGCGGCGGCGGCAAGTCGTCGTGTCTCCTGCTTTACAAAGCGCCGCTCAGCGAGAGTGCGAAAGCCCGCATCGCGATCATGCGCGAGACCGAAGATGGTTTTAAAATCGCCGAGGAAGATCTGCGGCTACGCGGCGAGGGCGAGGTACTCGGCACAAAGCAATCGGGTCTGCCCGGTTTCCGCCTCGCTGATTTGTCGGCGCATGGGCCATTGCTCACTTTGGCGCGCAATGAGGCGCGCACAATTGTCGAGGAAAATCCAAGGCTCGAAGGCGCGCGCGGCGAGGCTTTGCGGCTGCTCCTAAATATTTTCGAGCGCGGCGAAGCGATCCGGCTTTTGGGGGCGGGGTAGGTGATCCCGCCGCCACTTGCGCTTCGCTTTGCCTAGCTGCGACAGGTATCATGCCATGAACACGATGAATGAGAGCTGCATTTTTTGTGCCTTGCCGGCTAATGATGTAATCGCCAAAAACGATTTGGCGATTGCGGTCCGTGACAAATTCCCAGTCACGCATTCACACAGCCTTATTATTCCGACGCGGCATGTCATCAATTATTTCGATTGCTCGGCAGCCGAGCGTGAGGCGATTCACCATTTGCTCGTCCAATGCCGGTTCGAAATTCTGTGCGTCGATGCCAGTGTTACGGGCTTCAATGTCGGCACGAATGTGGGCAAAACTGCGGGATAAAAAATTCCTCATGTCCATGTCCATCTGATCCCGAGGCGGAAGGGCGACATCGCACCGCCCCCCCCGGGTATGCAGAATGACGTAGCGCGACTCAAAGCTTGGATGCCATCTCCGCAAGTTTGGCGACTGTGTTCATATTGCGTGCGGTGCCGATCTTGGCCGCTGGAATTTTCAATTTCGAGCGGCCCATGCCGCTGCCATATTGAATGTAGATCTCTCTTTCCCCAAGGTGCATCTGCTCGTCTTGCCGACCAGATGCATGAGCGAGGGCATCGGAAGGCGGTGGCTCATTCAGGAAAACGACATATGTGGATTTCGGTTCTGCCTTAGGAAACGGATTGGCCTTCAGAACGGCCAGCATTTCCTCCGCCGAACGTACAATAACGTGGACGGTCTTTCCGGAAAAAGCTTGCAATCGCGCTTCAAGCTCCGCTTGTACCTTCGATGGCGTGACCTTGCTCTCAAAAACGACGTTGCCACTCGCGATATAAGTCTCCACGCGCGTAAACCCTGCGTCGCAACACATCACCCTCAACTCGGACATCGGAAGTTTTCCGGTCCCTCCGACGTTCACAGCACGCAGAAGCGCGATAAATTTTGTCATTGAAAGCTCATATCATTAGGCTCTAAAGCCGCCTCACGCATCCTCGGCGCGGCGCAGCAGCGCCCGCCAGTGCCGCGACCCGCCGCCTGGCACCGCCGGAATGTCCTCGATCGAGAGTGTCGTAAGACCTTGCCGCTTGGCCCCCTCGAAAATCGACGGCGGCAGCGGCCAAGGCGGTCCCTTGAACTCCTCGGCTTCTTCTCGCGCGCGCGCAACGATTAGAAGCCGTCCGCCCGGCGCCAATGCCGATTTCAGTGCCGCGAGGGCCTGTAGCAAGAGATCGGGAGGGAGCGCCTGCAAAGTGTAGCATTCATGAATGAGATCGAAAGCTTGAAGCCACGCATCCGGCAACGCGAAGAGATCGCCTTGCGCATAGGCCACCTTCGACTCAGGAAACCGCTGCTTTGCCCATGTGATCGCCTCGCCCACGAAATCGAACGCCGTGACATGCGCACCAGCGGCTGCAAAACATTCGGCATTGTCGCCGAGGCCGCAGCCGACATCGAGAATTCTTAAGCCATTGAGCCCTTCCGCTTGCGCCGCCACCCAAGCCTGGCTCAAGGGATGCGGGGCAAGATTGGCCCAGGGCACGCGGGCCGGATCACCCTTCGCCAAATCATAGACTGCTTCAAACCACGCCTGCCGCGCAGGATCGGCGGTCACGGCGCCGTCCTGCATCGCGGGATCGAGAGAATCGAGCAGTTTCCGCGCCTCCGCCCGGCGGGCGGCAAACTCCGGCGAAGTGCGATCGAAAAAACCCTTGTCCAATTGTGCTCTCCCGGCGATCCGGCGGACCCGAGGCTGACATTTCTTAAGAAAGCTTCGCGTAATGGCCGCTTGTTATTTTGATGACCATGATTGTGAGGCAATTTCAAGTGCCACGAAAGATTGGCGTATGAGGCGGGGCTCAAACGTTTCCCGCGAGAGATCGGTTACGGCATCAAGACGGTGTGACTGTGGACATTGCAAGCGGCCACGCAAAGGATAAAGCGGAGCGCAGGGACACTTTCGATGCACTCATCGCGGGCGCCCGGACGCGATTCCATGCGCTGCAAGTGATTGGGGTGCTGACCCAGGATCAAGCGAGTTCGATTTTACAGCTTTTGGAGCGCGGCGAGAAAAAGCTGTCCCAGCATGACCGGGTGTTTCACGATAACATCATTCGCTATCTCAGGAAAGAAGCGGATTTCGTATCTGTGTTCGCGGAGATGCTTCAGATCGATCCGGCGCCGGAATGTCCTGAAGAAAAATCTCAAGGAGACAAGTTAAATGGAAAAAGCGGGCCGCGTAAGCCGAAGCGTGATCCGCGCGTTTCATCCGCCACGCCGGGACAACGCATGTCTCTGCCGGCCGTTAAGACATTTATCTCACCTGCCATCATCGCGGCCGGAGCTGTTTTGCTAGCTGTTTATGCGGTCTTTCCTCCCGGCGGTGGCAACATATCCCCGCAGACGGGAGCGAGGCGTGTTAAGCTGGACGCGGCCGCCGCAAGCAGCCCTCCGGTTCCGGCCGCCGCCATCTTTCCGTCCTCGATCGCACCGTCGCATGCGGGGGAAGAGCCTTATGAAGCAGCGCTCAACACCTGCTATGATCAATTCAAGGCCAACCGGGAAACCAACGCCAATGGCGGCCTGAAATGGAATCAGAACGGCACCGGCTATTACAGTGAGTGCCTTAAGCGTCTCAATCCGTAATGCCGTCAAGCCCGGAGTTTTCACGGCAGCGCCGGGGCGCGCCAAACTTACCAGTTTCCCAGGCAATTCCACACGCCGCAGACCAAAAGACGTATGCGGACTCTGTCCATTTTTTTCTGCCAATCGTACCAAATCGTTTCACGTGAAACATTTTGGTACGATTGAAAACTCAGTCCTTACCAAAATAGGCGTCCAAAATCGCCGCGTAAATGTCCGTCAGACCCGCGAGTTCCGCGAGCGTGATTCGCTCATCCACCATATGCGCGGTTGTGCCCGTCAGACCGAATTCAAGGACCGGGCAATAGGCCTGAATGAAGCGTGCGTCCGATGTGCCGCCGGTTGTCGAGAGCGTTGGGCGATGCCCGGTTTTCTTTGCAACGGCCTCGGCCACGAGTTCGGTAAAGGCGTCCGGCTTCGTCAAGAACGCGACCGCATTGCAGGGCTCGAAGGTTAGCCCATAGGTCACGCCCGCGCTGTCCAGCCTGCCGCGCAACTCCGCCGCCAGAGTGTCCGGTGTCCAAAGATCGTTAAAGCGGACATTGAAACGCGCGCGGGCTTGCGCGGGGATGACATTGAACGCCGGATTGCCGACATCCACCGACACGATTTCGAGGTTCGAGGCGCCAAAATGCGGCGTGCCTTTGTCGAGCGGCGCGGCGGTCAAGGCACTCAGCAGCGCCACGAGCTTTGGAATGGGATTGTCCGCCCGCTCGGGGTAGGCGGCATGGCCCTGGCGGCCCTCGACAATGAGTGTGCCATTGAGCGAGCCGCGGCGGCCGATCTTGATCATGTCACCAAGCGTGTGCTGGCTTGTGGGCTCGCCGACGATGCAATGGTCGAAGCGCTCGCCTTTTTCATATGCCCAGCGCAAGAGTTTTTCCGTGCCATTGACGGCGGGGCCTTCCTCGTCGCCGGTGATGAGAAGACCAATCGAGCCCTTGTCCGATCCATGCCGGGCGACATAAGCGCAAGCGGCGGCGACGAAAGCGGCGACTCCCCCCTTCATGTCGGCCGTGCCACGCCCCCAGATCGCGCTATCGGCCAGTTCCGCCGCGAAAGGATCGAAGCGCCAGCGCCCGGCATCTCCCACCGGCACTACATCGGTATGTCCAGCAAAGACGAGGTAAGGCGCCCCCGTACCAATGCGGGAATAGAGATTTCCGACATCCGGGGTGCCTGGTTCCGAGAACGTCAGCCGCTGAGTTGCAAAGCCCGCCTTGTCCAGGGCGAGTGCGAGGACGGCGAGCGCGCCACCGTCGTCCGGCGTCACCGAGCGGCAGCGCACCAGCGCGCGGCAAAGGTCGAGAGCAAGGTCTTGCATCGGTATTTTGGCTTTCCAGGCGGCGGGCCAGAGGTATTTTATCGCATAGGAGGCCGCCAAGCCCAAACCTTTGAGCAAATTTGACCTGAGAATTTGGATTTCCCCGCAAATTTTGCCGCCAAATATGCTTTAAGAGATATGTATCAGGCCGCGCGAACTGCGGAAGGACGAGCAATGCACACTCCCGGTCTCGATTTCGCGCTCGGTCCTGATCTCGACATGCTGCGCGATACGGTGCACTCGTTCGCATCGGCAAAAATCGCGCCGCGAGCCACCGAAATCGATCGTGCCGACGCGTTTCCGGCCGATCTTTGGCCTGCGATGGGGGCGCTTGGCCTGCACGGCATCACGGTCGAGGAAGCCTATGGCGGCACCGGCCTTGGCTATCTCGCGCATTGCCTTGCGATGGAAGAAATCAGCCGGGCCTCGGCTTCCGTCGGGCTCTCTTATGGCGCTCATTCCAACCTTTGCATCAATCAAATCCACCGCAACGGCACCGAGGATCAGAAGCACCGCTATCTGCCGAAATTGCTGACCGGCGACGAGGTCGGCGCGCTGGCCATGTCGGAGGTCAGCTCCGGTTCCGACGTTGTTTCGATGCGCCTGCGCGCCGATAAGAAAGGTGGCCGCTACGTCTTGAATGGCACCAAGATGTGGATCACCAACGGCTCGCATGCCTCGACGCTTGTCGTATATGCCAAGACCGATCCCAATGCCGGGGCGCATGGTATCACGGCGTTTCTCATCGAAAGCGGTTTTGCTGGTCTTCGGATCGGCCAGAAGCTCGACAAGCTCGGCATGCGCGGGTCTCCGACATGCGAACTGATCTTCGAGGACTGCGAAGTACCGGAGGAGAATGTGCTGGGTGCCATCGGCCAAGGCGTTCAAGTGCTGATGTCGGGCCTTGATTACGAGCGGATCGTGCTGGCGGCCGGCCCGCTCGGCATCATGCAGGCGTGTCTTGATGTGTGTTTGCCTTATGTGCGCGAGCGCAAGCAGTTTGGCCAGGCGATCGGCGAGTTCGAACTCGTTCAAGGCAAGCTCGCCGATATGTATACAGGGCTCAATGCCTGCCGCGGCTATGTCTATGCGGTTGCCCGCGCGGCAGACAATGGCCGCACCTCGCGCAAAGATGCTGCAGGCGCGCTGCTCTTTGCGGCGGAGCACGCGACGAAAACCGCGCTTGACACGATCCAGTTGCTCGGCGGCAATGGCTATATCAATGATTACCCGGCGGGGCGCTTGCTGCGTGACGCAAAACTCTATGAGATCGGCGCAGGAACGAGCGAGATCCGGCGGATGTTGATCGGGCGCGAGTTGTTCGACGGACATTAGCGCTTCATCCCGGTGATGATGTATTGAACGGAAGGGATGATCGAAACCGATGACTGTTCTCAAAACCGCCGTCACGCCACAAGGTGAAAAGTTTGCCGCGAACAAGGTCGCGATGCAGAGCGTCATCGAAGATCTGCGCGGCAAGGCCGCGCTCATCGCGGCAGGCGGCGGCGCCAAGGCTCGCGAAAAACATATTGGGCGCGGAAAATTGTTGCCGCGCGACCGGATTGTGGCGCTGATTGATCCGGGCACCCCGTTTCTCGAATTTTCGCAATTTGCTGCCTATGAGGTTTACCCGGACCCGGTTCCAGCAGCGGGGTTGATCACCGGCATCGGGCGTATATGCGGTCTTGAATGCGTCGTCATTGCCAATGACGCGACCGTCAAGGGCGGCACCTATTATCCGCTGACGGTGAAAAAACATCTTCGCGCCCAGGAGATCGCGCAAGAGAATAATTTGCCGTGCCTCTATCTCGTCGATAGCGGTGGCGCCCATCTGCCAAGCCAGGACGAAGTGTTCCCCGATCGCGATCATTTCGGCCGCATTTTTTACAATCAGGCGCGCATGTCGGCTTTGGGCATTCCGCAGATTGCGGTGGTGATGGGAAGCTGCACGGCGGGCGGCGCCTATGTCCCAGCGATGAGCGATGAGGCGATCATCGTGGCGGGGCAAGGCACCATCTTTCTGGCCGGCCCCCCGCTGGTCAAGGCGGCGACCGGCGAAATCGTCTCGGCGGAAGATCTCGGCGGCGCCGACGTTCATTCGCGCAAATCCGGGGTCACCGATCATTATGCGTTGAGCGACGCAGATGCGCTTTTGCGGGCGCGGCAAATTGTCGGCACACTTAATCGCGCCAAGAAGCCCGGCATTGTTTTGCGCGAGCCCGTTGAACCTCTTTACGATGCCCAAGACATTTATGGCATCGTGCCCGCCGATCCGCGCGAGGCTTATGACGTGCGCGAAATCATTGCCCGCATCACCGATGGCAGTGCCTTCGATGAGTTCAAGTCGCTGTACGGAACCACGCTTGTTTGCGGCTTTGCGCATATTTGCGGATATCCAGTCGGCATTCTTGCCAACAATGGAATCCTGTTTTCGGAATCGGCGCTTAAGGGCACGCATTTCGTCGAGCTTTGCTGCCAACGGAAAATCCCGCTCGTTTTTCTACAAAACATCACCGGCTTCATGGTCGGCCAAAAATATGAGGCGCAAGGCATTGCGAAGGATGGCGCAAAACTCGTCGCGGCGGTCGCCTGCGCGGCTGTTCCTAAATTTACGATTATCATCGGCGGCAGTTTCGGAGCTGGCAATTACGGCATGTGCGGGCGCGCCTTTGGCCCGCGTTTTTTGTGGATGTGGCCGAACGCCCGCATTTCCGTGATGGGCGGCGAACAGGCCGCCAATGTGCTGGCGCAAGTCCGCCGCGACAATTTCGAAGCTTCTGGGCAAAGTTTCACAGCGGAAGATGAGGAAATTTTTAAAGCGCCGATCCGCGAAGGGTTCGAACGTCAGGCGCATCCTTATTATGCAA is a window of Methylocapsa sp. D3K7 DNA encoding:
- a CDS encoding succinate dehydrogenase assembly factor 2, coding for MSGEQAKSIDLSARQRRVLFRSWHRGMREVDLLLGRFANAEIGNLSDDELDAYETLLDAQDRDIFGWLTGEEDPPSPYDTPVLQKIRDFHSHTGPLYM
- a CDS encoding VOC family protein — translated: MFLNPDHVTIAVADAGPAIEFFALLGFRKEHVATIDGGLPARYMGMPGMKALHITLALEGADPRFEIQLLEFDPTPGTDPGAHPTNLRQRGYNHLAFRVDDIEAATAHLVANGVTMLSDEMDYINRKLRLFEGPEGITLELVQQGGSDASG
- a CDS encoding cupin domain-containing protein; translation: MFSSNIPISSEGGDNSFQNNVPDPVTSGTELPTFKFELEKSEGRVSYGSYGKEATVVQLPISKALAGVSMRMEPGVMRELHWHATAAEWAFVTEGSVRTTVIDPQGCSETNDFGPGDIWYFPRGHAHVIETLGDTPCHFILVFDNGYFSEFGTFSITDWLGHAPKELLAKNFGVPASTFESFPKNEVYFAKGKIPPAVPSVPLQGWKAPPLTHKYSLLSQKPYEIFNGGIEWRVDGSQFPISTTMTGVVLEMEPGALRELHWHPNASEWQYVLSGNFNVTLFGSKGRWRQETLSKGDVGYIPQGFGHSIENVGQDKARILIVFNNGHYQTIDLSQWIAGNPLDVLATNFSQEAAVFDKFPRKDVFITK
- the recG gene encoding ATP-dependent DNA helicase RecG, whose translation is MSSSRNKPSALARNHKQRLPMRPFLLNPLFAAAANLPGIGPKNAKLLDWLLARDGAEARVVDLLFHLPFTTIDRRNRPKIAEAPLDTIVTLEARVAEHRPPPPRSKAPYKVLVEDGTGDVLLVFFLANPQWIERSLPLGATRWISGKLELWDGHRQMVHPDRVLDAEGFAKMAPVEPVYPSTEGLFQRTLGKAVDAALARIPALPEWHDAQSLAIVAGPSFAEALRDVHHPKTPESIAPEAPSRKRLGLDELLASQLALALMRSKIKRAPGRASLGDGTLRQKIAAALPFALTVSQKTAMEEINTDLGTPTRMLRLLQGDVGSGKTLVALFAMAAVVEAGRQAALMAPTEILARQHHQTLTKFAEAADLRLALLTGRDKGAGRDKILAGLADDSIDVVIGTHALFQESVVFRDLGLAVVDEQHRFGVHQRLALGDKSEAADILVMTATPIPRTLVLTYFGDMDVSNLREKPAGRQPIETRALPLERLDELIARLTRALGQGARAFWVCPLVEESEALDVAAAQERFAQLQQIFGGKVGLVHGKMKSRDKDAAMDAFAKGSTQILVATTVIEVGVDVPQATIMVIEHAERFGLAQLHQLRGRVGRGGGKSSCLLLYKAPLSESAKARIAIMRETEDGFKIAEEDLRLRGEGEVLGTKQSGLPGFRLADLSAHGPLLTLARNEARTIVEENPRLEGARGEALRLLLNIFERGEAIRLLGAG
- a CDS encoding HIT family protein, producing the protein MNTMNESCIFCALPANDVIAKNDLAIAVRDKFPVTHSHSLIIPTRHVINYFDCSAAEREAIHHLLVQCRFEILCVDASVTGFNVGTNVGKTAG
- a CDS encoding DUF1697 domain-containing protein; translated protein: MTKFIALLRAVNVGGTGKLPMSELRVMCCDAGFTRVETYIASGNVVFESKVTPSKVQAELEARLQAFSGKTVHVIVRSAEEMLAVLKANPFPKAEPKSTYVVFLNEPPPSDALAHASGRQDEQMHLGEREIYIQYGSGMGRSKLKIPAAKIGTARNMNTVAKLAEMASKL
- a CDS encoding class I SAM-dependent methyltransferase codes for the protein MDKGFFDRTSPEFAARRAEARKLLDSLDPAMQDGAVTADPARQAWFEAVYDLAKGDPARVPWANLAPHPLSQAWVAAQAEGLNGLRILDVGCGLGDNAECFAAAGAHVTAFDFVGEAITWAKQRFPESKVAYAQGDLFALPDAWLQAFDLIHECYTLQALPPDLLLQALAALKSALAPGGRLLIVARAREEAEEFKGPPWPLPPSIFEGAKRQGLTTLSIEDIPAVPGGGSRHWRALLRRAEDA
- the dapE gene encoding succinyl-diaminopimelate desuccinylase translates to MQDLALDLCRALVRCRSVTPDDGGALAVLALALDKAGFATQRLTFSEPGTPDVGNLYSRIGTGAPYLVFAGHTDVVPVGDAGRWRFDPFAAELADSAIWGRGTADMKGGVAAFVAAACAYVARHGSDKGSIGLLITGDEEGPAVNGTEKLLRWAYEKGERFDHCIVGEPTSQHTLGDMIKIGRRGSLNGTLIVEGRQGHAAYPERADNPIPKLVALLSALTAAPLDKGTPHFGASNLEIVSVDVGNPAFNVIPAQARARFNVRFNDLWTPDTLAAELRGRLDSAGVTYGLTFEPCNAVAFLTKPDAFTELVAEAVAKKTGHRPTLSTTGGTSDARFIQAYCPVLEFGLTGTTAHMVDERITLAELAGLTDIYAAILDAYFGKD
- a CDS encoding isovaleryl-CoA dehydrogenase, with protein sequence MHTPGLDFALGPDLDMLRDTVHSFASAKIAPRATEIDRADAFPADLWPAMGALGLHGITVEEAYGGTGLGYLAHCLAMEEISRASASVGLSYGAHSNLCINQIHRNGTEDQKHRYLPKLLTGDEVGALAMSEVSSGSDVVSMRLRADKKGGRYVLNGTKMWITNGSHASTLVVYAKTDPNAGAHGITAFLIESGFAGLRIGQKLDKLGMRGSPTCELIFEDCEVPEENVLGAIGQGVQVLMSGLDYERIVLAAGPLGIMQACLDVCLPYVRERKQFGQAIGEFELVQGKLADMYTGLNACRGYVYAVARAADNGRTSRKDAAGALLFAAEHATKTALDTIQLLGGNGYINDYPAGRLLRDAKLYEIGAGTSEIRRMLIGRELFDGH
- a CDS encoding carboxyl transferase domain-containing protein — encoded protein: MTVLKTAVTPQGEKFAANKVAMQSVIEDLRGKAALIAAGGGAKAREKHIGRGKLLPRDRIVALIDPGTPFLEFSQFAAYEVYPDPVPAAGLITGIGRICGLECVVIANDATVKGGTYYPLTVKKHLRAQEIAQENNLPCLYLVDSGGAHLPSQDEVFPDRDHFGRIFYNQARMSALGIPQIAVVMGSCTAGGAYVPAMSDEAIIVAGQGTIFLAGPPLVKAATGEIVSAEDLGGADVHSRKSGVTDHYALSDADALLRARQIVGTLNRAKKPGIVLREPVEPLYDAQDIYGIVPADPREAYDVREIIARITDGSAFDEFKSLYGTTLVCGFAHICGYPVGILANNGILFSESALKGTHFVELCCQRKIPLVFLQNITGFMVGQKYEAQGIAKDGAKLVAAVACAAVPKFTIIIGGSFGAGNYGMCGRAFGPRFLWMWPNARISVMGGEQAANVLAQVRRDNFEASGQSFTAEDEEIFKAPIREGFERQAHPYYASARLWDDGIIDPVETRMVLGLSMSAVLNAPIGETRFGVFRM